One window of Triticum dicoccoides isolate Atlit2015 ecotype Zavitan chromosome 5A, WEW_v2.0, whole genome shotgun sequence genomic DNA carries:
- the LOC119302866 gene encoding signal peptidase complex subunit 3B-like, producing MHSFGHRANAVATFALTILAAMCFAASFSDSFNSPTPAASVKILNINWFQKEANANDEVSMTLNISADLSSLFTWNTKQVFVFVAAEYETPQNALNQVSLWDGIIPAKEHAKFLIHTTNKYRFIDQGSNLKGRDFNLTMHWHIMPKTGKMFADKIVMTGYQLPEQYR from the exons ATGCACTCCTTCGGGCACCGCGCGAACGCGGTGGCGACGTTCGCGCTGACGATACTGGCCGCCATGTGCTTCGCCGCCTCCTTCTCCGACAGCTTCAACTCCCCCACCCCCGCCGCCTCCGTCAAG ATCCTCAACATCAACTGGTTCCAGAAGGAGGCCAACGCCAACGACGAG GTTAGCATGACGCTGAACATCTCCGCCGACCTTTCGTCGCTCTTCACGTGGAACACGAAACAG GTGTTTGTTTTCGTGGCAGCTGAGTATGAGACTCCACAAAATGCCCTGAATCAA GTCTCCCTTTGGGATGGAATCATACCGGCGAAGGAGCACGCCAAGTTCTTGATCCATACCACAAACAAGTACAGATTTATTGACCAG GGGAGCAACCTGAAGGGCAGGGACTTCAACCTGACGATGCACTGGCACATCATGCCCAAGACGGGCAAGATGTTTGCGGACAAGATCGTCATGACGGGGTACCAGCTCCCCGAGCAGTATAGATAG
- the LOC119302867 gene encoding protein PHOX1-like → MGKPSLKKKRASSGKAGGGDHHGAAKPGALDRSGSKVLDGDETIFAEMAQELREEGNKLFQRRDYERALLNYEKAVKLLPASAALDAAYLHSNLAACYMQMSPPDHYRAINECNLALDASPKYSKALLKRARCFEALGRLDLAARDVDRVLAAEPGNLTALDVADRVRRTMEEKGFVVDGEAVMPTPEEVVAAAPKQQPKPRKKKGRKASAKAAAAAVEEQGEEKAAEPVKEAEEPPRQVKLVFGEDIRWAQVPATCSMAQLREAVRGKFPGLKAVLVKYKDREGDLVTITNQDELKWAEDLTEPGSSLRLYVTEADPEHEPYVEDTSSNPLDRNTHNASDNGSIRSNRQDEDRSTVTYIDDWIVQFARLFKNHVGVSSDEYLDLHEVSMKLYTDAIEDTITTDEAQEVFQLAEGNFQEMAALAFFHWGNVHMSRARKRLLLPEDSPKELVLEKVKEAYEWAKEEYKKAGKTYEEAVRAKPDFFEGFLALAHQQFEQAKLSWYYAIGTNADLDTWPSSEVLELFNRAEDNMEKGTEMWEEMEEQRLKNRSKPNLENAVLEKMGMEEYIKDVSTDDAAERASNMRSQINILWGMLLYERSVVEFKLGLPAWEDCLMAAIEKFKLGGASATNIAVLVKNHCANETAQDGLGFNVDEIVQAWNEMYDIKRWLRGAPSFRLEPLFRRRTPQLHMALEHI, encoded by the exons ATGGGGAAGCCGTCGCTCAAGAAGAAGAGGGCCTCCTCCGGCAAGGCCGGCGGCGGGGACCACCACGGGGCCGCCAAGCCAGGGGCGCTGGACCGCTCGGGCtccaaggtgctcgacggcgacgaGACCATCTTCGCGGAGATGGCGCAGGAGCTGCGCGAGGAGGGGAACAAGCTCTTCCAGCGCCGGGACTACGAGCGGGCCCTGCTCAACTACGAGAAGGCCGTCAAGCTGctcccggcctccgccgccctcgacgccgcctaCCTCCACAGCAACCTCGCCGCCTGCTACATGCAGATGAGCCCCCCCGACCACTACCGCGCCATCAACGAGTGCAACCTCGCCCTCGACGCTTCCCCCAAGTACTCCAAGGCGCTGCTCAAGCGGGCCCGCTGCTTCGAGGCGCTCggccgcctcgacctcgccgcccgggATGTGGACCGGGTGCTGGCCGCCGAGCCCGGGAATCTGACGGCGCTCGACGTCGCCGACAGGGTCAGGAGGACCATGGAGGAGAAGGGGTTTGTGGTCGACGGGGAGGCCGTCATGCCCACGCCCGAGGAGGTGGTCGCCGCCGCGCCCAAGCAGCAGCCCAAGCCCAGGAAGAAGAAGGGCCGGAAGGCCTCTGCCAAGGCCGCGGCTGCCGCCGTGGAGGAGCAgggggaggagaaggcggcagagcCTGTCAAGGAGGCCGAGGAGCCGCCCAGGCAGGTCAAGCTCGTGTTTGGCGAGGACATCCGCTGGGCTCAGGTGCCCGCGACCTGCAGCATGGCGCAGCTGCGGGAGGCCGTCCGCGGCAAGTTCCCGGGACTCAAGGCTGTTCTTGTCAAGTACAAGGACAGGGAGGGCGACCTTGTCACCATCACCAACCAGGACGAGCTCAAATGGGCCGAGGACTTGACTGAACCAGGGAGCTCGCTTCGGCTGTATGTCACTGAAGCTGACCCTGAGCATGAGCCCTATGTTGAGGATACCAGTAGCAACCCGCTGGACAGAAATACGCACAACGCGTCGGACAATGGAAGtatcagaagcaacaggcaggatgagGACAGGAGCACCGTGACTTACATTGATGATTGGATTGTGCAGTTCGCTCGCCTTTTCAAAAACCATGTCGGTGTCAGCTCCGATGAGTATCTCGACCTCCATGAGGTCAGTATGAAGCTGTATACCGATGCCATTGAAGACACCATTACTACCGACGAAGCCCAGGAGGTGTTTCAGCTTGCTGAAGGGAACTTCCAGGAGATGGCAGCACTTGCGTTTTTCCACTGGGGTAATGTTCACATGTCTCGGGCTAGGAAGAGGCTGCTCTTACCCGAAGACTCTCCAAAGGAATTGGTGCTTGAGAAAGTCAAGGAAGCGTACGAGTGGGCAAAGGAAgagtacaagaaggccgggaagacatACGAAGAAGCTGTAAGGGCCAAGCCGGACTTTTTTGAAGGTTTCCTTGCACTTGCACACCAACAGTTTGAGCAAGCAAAGCTGTCATGGTATTACGCTATTGGTACCAATGCGGATCTGGACACATGGCCTTCCTCTGAAGTCTTGGAGCTCTTCAACAGAGCTGAGGACAACATGGAAAAGGGTACAGAGATGTGGGAGGAAATGGAAGAACAGCGCCTGAAGAATCGATCCAAACCTAACCTGGAAAATGCCGTGCTAGAGAAGATGGGCATGGAGGAGTATATCAAAGATGTATCCACTGATGACGCTGCTGAACGGGCTTCCAATATGAGGTCTCAGATCAATATTCTGTGGGGTATGCTGCTTTATGAGCGCTCGGTTGTGGAGTTTAAATTAGGACTGCCAGCGTGGGAGGATTGTCTGATGGCAGCAATTGAGAAGTTTAAACTTGGAGGAGCTTCAGCTACAAACATTGCTGTGTTGGTGAAGAACCACTGTGCAAATGAAACTGCCCAAGATG GTTTGGGCTTCAACGTTGATGAAATTGTGCAAGCCTGGAATGAGATGTACGACATTAAACGGTGGCTGCGTGGTGCTCCATCCTTCCGTCTCGAGCCATTGTTTAGGCGGAGAACTCCGCAACTGCATATGGCACTGGAGCATATATAG